The Leishmania donovani BPK282A1 complete genome, chromosome 8 genome has a segment encoding these proteins:
- a CDS encoding protein kinase, putative: protein MPPPLPAALRDAGAVDQRRPVELPTNPSPLSRQRDSAAAEQAPNSGNADAARQARGDHLSAPGVRGQPYQAPPQRRHIGGQIDENSAPPSSARGAAPALDELSAVLSELSSWRERSVLRQQRQGGHRAHRYDTSCKTGVVPKPQHVGAKADAHVPSPQPPTSPSAPATPRHQLSKYAEQAGAHRPGVAEGAPTHEPNGNAASQGKPLRDGGRGTKAGEARAAEVEVQRMRVAFASPAANRRGSDGDDTDGDESVTQSFVDALGTALDVDAVQAASAAAQQQQQQRLSPPPSPAEAGSASCLSGRVPFLQQSMKKTFHVTSEKIDALQPTLMAGTVFRHLPSTALLAGTMRGTDAAACVGEAEGVADVHFTTSCLCGRAATSRGCLSMIYGSFVCSCDACVRFTGSMHGVEWLHLPEVADGLPALLPSPTPSNAPGEWSTKERPSAGAGAAAAVALRAKAEEAPLHHNKGAEAKWKGSMNACCAPPPPAQSPGVWPPSPRAGSGAHAGDEATAALGEANVRAYRHCFQAEAPLQLEEAALRQPAPHTRGSTLTGGAAATRQSALHVLYTCLTCGSLIGMQHDGVEGLLLPKVTLDAQSLEILSWCAQTVDVEAAELIKVG from the coding sequence atgccaccaccgctcccAGCGGCGCTCCGCGATGCAGGCGCCGTcgaccagcgccgccccgtAGAGCTGCCCACCAACccgtcgcctctctcccgacagcgcgacagcgcggccgccgagCAGGCGCCCAATTCCGGAAacgccgatgcggcgcggcaAGCCCGCGGTGACCATTTGAGCGCGCCAGGAGTACGTGGCCAACCGTATCAGGCGCctccacagcggcggcacatcGGTGGCCAGATCGACGAGAAttctgcgccgccatcgtccgctcgcggcgcggcgccagcatTAGACGAGCTGAGCGCGGTGCTGTCGGAGCTGTCCTCCTGGCGAGAGCGCAGTGTTCTGCGGCAACAGCGTCAgggcggccaccgcgcacacCGATACGACACAAGTTGCAAGACCGGCGTCGTGCCAAAACCACAGCATGTCGGCGCAAAGGCGGACGCCCACGTTCCCTCTCCGCAAccgccgacgtcgccgtctgcgcccGCCACGCCGCGCCATCAGCTGAGTAAGTATGCAGAGCAGGCAGGTGCCCATCGGCCGGGGGTGGCGGAGGGCGCACCGACCCACGAACCCAACGGCAACGCCGCATCCCAAGGAAAGCCGCTGCGTGATGGAGGCCGTGGCACAAAGGCTGGCGAGGCGCGTGCAGCCGAAGTAGAAGTGCAGCGCATGAGGGTCGCTTTCGCCTCTCCGGCGGCCAAcaggcgcggcagcgatggcgacgacacGGACGGTGATGAAAGCGTCACGCAGAGTTTTGTCGATGCGCTGGGCACTGCGCTGGACGTCGATGCCGTACaggccgcctctgccgcagcgcagcaacagcagcagcaacgtcTGTCGCCACCACCTTCACCGGCCGAGGCTGGCAGCGCTTCATGCCTCTCAGGGCGGGTACCATTCCTGCAACAGTCTATGAAGAAAACCTTCCATGTCACGAGCGAGAAGATCGATGCCCTGCAGCCCACGTTGATGGCCGGCACGGTGTTCCGCCATCTCCCTtcaacggcgctgctggctggGACGATGCGTggcaccgacgccgctgcctgcgtgGGGGAGGCCGAGGGCGTTGCCGACGTGCACTTCACGACGTCCTGCCTCTGCGGTCGTGCCGCGACTTCTCGCGGCTGCCTTTCCATGATCTACGGCAGTTTTGTGTGCTCCTGTGACGCCTGCGTCCGATTCACAGGCTCCATGCATGGAGTGGAGTGGCTGCATCTACCCGAAGTGGCCGAtgggctgccggcgctgctgccctcgcccACGCCATCGAATGCACCGGGCGAGTGGTCGACGAAGGAGAGGCCCAGCgcaggtgccggcgccgctgctgctgttgcgctgCGTGCCAAGGCtgaggaggcgccgctgcaccacaaCAAGGGGGCAGAAGCAAAGTGGAAAGGCAGCATGAATGCCTGCTgcgccccaccgccaccagcgcagtCTCCCGGCGTCTGGCCCCCGTCCCCGAGAGCGGggagcggcgcacacgcgggcGATgaagccacagcagcacttGGCGAGGCCAACGTCCGAGCCTACAGGCACTGCTTTCAAGCCGAAGCGCCGttgcagctggaggaggcggcgctgcgccaacCTGCGCCTCATACACGAGGGTCTACGCTcacaggcggcgcggcggcaacgaggCAAAGTGCCCTGCATGTCCTCTACACCTGCCTCACCTGCGGCTCCCTCATCGGGATGCAGCACGACGGCGTGGAGGGGCTTCTGCTGCCCAAGGTCACTCTTGATGCGCAAAGCCTCGAAATCCTGTCCTGGTGCGCGCAGACAGTCGACGTggaggcagcggagctgATCAAGGTGGGCTGA